A window of the Gossypium hirsutum isolate 1008001.06 chromosome A05, Gossypium_hirsutum_v2.1, whole genome shotgun sequence genome harbors these coding sequences:
- the LOC107904423 gene encoding probable mediator of RNA polymerase II transcription subunit 26c, translated as MVMDLDDFRSVLETAGVDVWTFIDTAILAASLDYGEELKQRRDGIVERLYATSMVNGCKTCDFGERSNGYSVNKEGNLHESKGGEGRKGSPFKPQSDNEDDDVDPCGGVFDVEQKRVLEIKDLLEVPDQSEDSLVDLLQSLADMDITFQALKETDIGRHVNKFRKHSSNDVRRLVKQLVRKWKDIVDKWVMVNQPGEHEPAALMDRDSPQQKLPQNGGQQVPDDVYSPNLHNGSLGLNKNNSEPERKLKSIPHRKDPPIRHTHSTPPQNVQRQREEKESKFDSDRLASARKRLQESYKEAENAKRQRTVQVMDINELPKPKNGFFAKNKGSGSQGRHW; from the exons aTGGTAATGGATTTGGATGATTTCAGATCGGTTCTCGAAACAGCAGGTGTTGATGTGTGGACATTTATTGATACAGCAATCCTGGCAGCTTCTTTAGATTATGGTGAAGAGTTGAAGCAAAGGAGAGATGGGATTGTGGAGAGGCTTTATGCTACTTCCATGGTTAATGGATGTAAAACCTGTGATTTTGGTGAGAGATCAAATGGATATTCAGTTAATAAAGAAGGCAACCTCCATGAAAGTAAAGGTGGGGAAGGACGAAAAGGGTCTCCTTTTAAACCTCAATCCGACAATGAAGATGATGATGTGGACCCTTGTGGAGGCGTGTTTGATGTTGAACAAAAAAGGGTCCTTGAAATTAAGGACCTTCTTGAAGTACCTGATCAG TCTGAAGATTCTTTGGTCGATTTGCTTCAAAGCTTGGCGGATATGGATATAACATTTCAAGCTCTCAAG GAAACTGATATTGGGAGACATGTGAACAAATTCAGAAAGCATTCATCAAATGATGTTAGGAGATTAGTGAAGCAACTTGTCAG GAAATGGAAAGATATTGTAGATAAATGGGTAATGGTGAATCAGCCGGGAGAACATGAACCTGCTGCACTTATGG ATAGAGATTCACCACAGCAAAAGCTTCCTCAAAATGGTGGTCAACAG GTTCCTGATGATGTCTACTCTCCAAACCTCCATA ATGGGAGTCTTGGTTTAAACAAGAATAATTCAGAACCTGAAAGGAAGTTAAAGTCAATCCCTCATCGAAAAGATCCTCCAATTAGACATACTCACTCAACTCCTCCACAAAATGTGCAG AGACAGAGAGAAGAAAAGGAAAGCAAATTTGACTCTGACAGGCTGGCTTCTGCAAGGAAAAGGCTTCAAGAAAGTTATAAAGAAGCTGAAAATG CCAAAAGGCAAAGAACAGTACAAGTGATGGACATTAATGAGCTACCAAAACCCAAGAACGGTTTCTTTGCAAAAAACAAAGGAAGTGGCTCTCAAGGGAGGCACTGGTGA